From the genome of Chloroherpetonaceae bacterium:
AATTCCAGGCACTGCACTCTTCAAACGTTTGGCAGAAGAAGGCAGACTGCTCTTTGATAAAGATGACATTGAAGCCTTCCGATACAGCTGGGGGCAAGAAATGCAATGCAAACCAAAGTTAATGTCGGTAGAGACTTTTATTGAAGCCTACACATCACTCACAAAACGGCTTTACACTTTTCCAAAAGCTATCAAGAGAGCGATGCATGCGCCGTGCATTCCACACATTATTTTAATGTTTAACCTTTCCTACATCTATATGTATGGACTCTCAAGGCGAGATCTTTTTGCACAGCGCGAGAAACTAAGGCAAGGGCTGCACGGTCAAAATTCGCAAGCGCAAAGTGGGGAGCGCAAACCAGCTGAACTGGACATAGCGGCTTTGTCCTCTGAAACTGAGAAAAGTATCCTCTAAGAGGAGTGTGTAGGGCACACTAAAAGTTCAAGAATTTTCCCTGCGTAAAAGAGGAAAATGATTCATGGCTTGTCAAACGAGTTTGACAAGTAAAGAACCTTCACCATCACGCCAATTCCCAAGCAAGTATCAGTTAGTTTTTTCTGGCGAAAAGCGTTAGATTAAGCGCAGTGTGGGTTCCAAAAACGCAAAGGCAGACGAAGACGTATGGCGAGCTTCCACCTGACACAGGCAAGCGAAGGACTTGCAACAGCTTACCAGCGTTACTTGAAAATTTTTCCAAACGACATTCAACTGGCGTTGCAGATGGTGGGAGAGGAGTGCGACAAGCACATTCGCCGCCTGAATCAACAAGCCCAGACTGCAATTGATAATGTTGAAGGCAATCGTGCACGAGAAATTTATCAAGTGATGCAGACGGTAACAGGGTCGTTTTTGACAGGGCTGGGAGTGTATGCTGCAACAGTGAGTTACCTGCTCAAAAACGACACGGAAGAATTGTCTGAACTAGGACCTTGCTTGGACTGGCGACTGTCGCTCCCAATTGACCAGTGGCGAATCAAGAAAGTCTTAGCTGATGACTTAGGGTTGCTGCTGCGAGTGTCATTAGAAGAAGCAGGTTGGGCGAAAAAATTGGAAAAAGCGCTCTCGCTCTATCAAGGTGCAGCGAAAGACGAGGACTTTGCCAAAGCTCTCACGGGGCTGAACGAGCTTCTGGACTCGGGTGAAGCACCGCATAGCGATTACCTTATTTTGCATCGCATCGGTCTAATGCATCTCTATGTGCCCTCGCTGCTAGATTTGGCAAAAGCTGAAGCCTACCTCATCAAATCGGCAGAGTGCGTAATGGAAGAAAGCGACCCGCAGGCAAAGCGGCTGATTAGTGCGCTAGCCGATTATGGTGCAAAAGGAATGACCGAAGAGTTGGCTTTCCTGATGAAGCGTGTGGCGGCTGAGTCCTATTTTCAGGCGGGAATTGCCTGCTTAGCACAGGGCGAGTTTTATGATGCAGCCGATATCTTTTCAAAGAGCCGAGAGCTGTATCCGCTGCCTGAGGCAGGATATTTGCAAGCAAAGTCAATGATGCTTGCGGGAAGAGACCAAGAAGCAGCAATCATCTTAGAGCAGGTGATTCGCCAGCAACGTATCTATGCGTTCAAAGCTGCAATTGACCTTGACATTTTCCAAAAGCCTGCGACGCAAACGGCACTCAGAAAGGTGCGCGATGAGGCATTCCGAGAAACCGCTGTGCATATTCAAAAGTGCCGAGCAGAAATGGTGCCAAATAGCCAAGCTGCCCCAATCCTTGGCGAAATTGAGCAGCGAATTAAACAGCGCACTTACTATGCAGTGCTAAGTGGGATAGATGACTTGCATCGCCCAAGAAAGTGGAAAGTAATGCCAACAATCTTCGAGCTCAAGCGAATGATTGTTGGACATACGCTGCGCGTCAATGCACTTGCCTTCAGTGCCGACAGCACAATGCTGGCGTCTGCAAGCTGGAAAGTTATTATCTCTAATGCTGCCACAGCCGAAGAAATCCAGAGTCTATCTGGGCATTCAATGAAAGAATTTGTCAATCACGTGGCGTTCAGTCCAGATGGCAGCAAGTTGGCAACCGCCAGCAGCGATATGACCTCTAAAATTTTTGACGTTAAAACTGGCAAAGAGCTCTATGCCTTAGAAGGACACAAGCAGAGTGTCAATCGCGTGGCATTTAGTCCCGATGGCACAAAGCTCGCCACGGCAAGCAGCGATAAAACCATTATCGTTTGGGACGTCAGAACAGGTGAAAAGCTAAAAGTGCTCAAGGGGCACGAGCAGAGCGTAACGTTTGTTGGCTTCAGCCCTGATGGTGAATTTCTGGTTTCTTCTGGAGTAGATGCCGTCATCCATTACTGGGATACACAGAATTGGAAAAAGGTCAAGACACTTAAAGGGCACACGCACAATGTAACTTGTGCGGCGTTTTCTGCCGATAGCAAGCTGATGGCAACATCAAGTTGGGATAAAACGGTCAAGCTCTGGCGTTTCAAGGAGGGAACGGAAATCAAAACGCTCACTGGCCACGCAAATGGTGTCGATAGCGTTGCGTTTAACTTTGATGACAAAAATT
Proteins encoded in this window:
- a CDS encoding WD40 repeat domain-containing protein, whose protein sequence is MASFHLTQASEGLATAYQRYLKIFPNDIQLALQMVGEECDKHIRRLNQQAQTAIDNVEGNRAREIYQVMQTVTGSFLTGLGVYAATVSYLLKNDTEELSELGPCLDWRLSLPIDQWRIKKVLADDLGLLLRVSLEEAGWAKKLEKALSLYQGAAKDEDFAKALTGLNELLDSGEAPHSDYLILHRIGLMHLYVPSLLDLAKAEAYLIKSAECVMEESDPQAKRLISALADYGAKGMTEELAFLMKRVAAESYFQAGIACLAQGEFYDAADIFSKSRELYPLPEAGYLQAKSMMLAGRDQEAAIILEQVIRQQRIYAFKAAIDLDIFQKPATQTALRKVRDEAFRETAVHIQKCRAEMVPNSQAAPILGEIEQRIKQRTYYAVLSGIDDLHRPRKWKVMPTIFELKRMIVGHTLRVNALAFSADSTMLASASWKVIISNAATAEEIQSLSGHSMKEFVNHVAFSPDGSKLATASSDMTSKIFDVKTGKELYALEGHKQSVNRVAFSPDGTKLATASSDKTIIVWDVRTGEKLKVLKGHEQSVTFVGFSPDGEFLVSSGVDAVIHYWDTQNWKKVKTLKGHTHNVTCAAFSADSKLMATSSWDKTVKLWRFKEGTEIKTLTGHANGVDSVAFNFDDKNLATTSYNRVSKICEIKLWDVDSGQEIQSLVGQFYAVAFSPDGSTMAVASGDKTVKLLSSPELTVDEFIALEREARREIEQARKAAQSQPTPNGQGKSPYPEERRSGRERRKVSFWLGEGDRRSGQDRRVNS